From a single Arachis hypogaea cultivar Tifrunner chromosome 3, arahy.Tifrunner.gnm2.J5K5, whole genome shotgun sequence genomic region:
- the LOC140183168 gene encoding secreted RxLR effector protein 78-like translates to MAFKIDLEKAYDRVDLRFLEATLVRFWFPKATINLILNCVTSSSFAVLWNGNRLQNFNPKRGLRQGDPMSPYLFVLCMEMLTCFISHRVFQGLWNPVAVSRNGPRLSHLMFADDLLLFCKASKA, encoded by the coding sequence ATGGCAttcaagattgatttggaaaaagcttatgatagggtAGACTTGCGTTTTTTGGAAGCTACTTTGGTCCGGTTTTGGTTTCCAAAGGCTACCATTAATCTTATATTGAATTGTGTGACTTCCTCTTCGTTTGCAGTTTTGTGGAATGGGAACAGGCTCCAAAATTTCAATCCGAAGAGAGGGTtgaggcaaggagatcctatgtCTCCTTATCTATTTGTACTCTGTATGGAAATGCTTACCTGCTTTATCTCTCATAGAGTTTTCCAAGGTTTGTGGAACCCAGTTGCAGTTTCTAGGAACGGTCCACGactctctcatttgatgtttgcagatgatctttTGCTTTTCTGTAAGGCATCAAAAGCTTAA